From Tubulanus polymorphus chromosome 9, tnTubPoly1.2, whole genome shotgun sequence, a single genomic window includes:
- the LOC141911402 gene encoding uncharacterized protein LOC141911402 — protein sequence MDLFTTNTASVAVLLLILWRFQRTAVGMTLSYGLPYHGSENQCTAIAGCVACQSLTLEGAFWERDVFRTCDVNCESIKWTSAGYGYCQTTSEWELCGLSRFVNNKCTCEKNVTTRVCNQCHSGYLLQDGLCLKDGIYKLHDSFHRDVINYSLPFRGDGMSCDHVPGCNRCSTGVINGSFWELDALGSCNADCTDRVWGELGYGRCRGTGEWSWYGFQYNELCRCEKTVQTGRCTRCEQGLLLSGGLCFDRSRAVVNGNGRICPESSSRNRRGDRLKCNGLMRLCNRRVHEIAWAGTHNAGSYNLHFIDDLGNPEHDVGWCKELPWWSDIVPKGDNILARISENQDYDVTRQLWDGIRYLDVDLCEEYSGTLKTCHCMWGERIAEILLKIRRWLGDRRNRNEVIILAFGDGMRNARRMAKLADLVEGILGYYLAPKTSWNRTLRDLIVCQQRVFVLWGSEQHENARWWTVSKETMETGSFSRTSSPEVMTGDQTRKLASKRGGKLHTVSWILTPDSTLIATVLAGPILGSLGIKIYANIVNVELAGVFERSADFRNNTNVLLVDYYQIGSVIEVVKTLNNART from the exons atggACTTGTTTACAACTAATACCGCGTCCGTGGCCGTGTTGCTGCTGATATTATGGCGGTTTCAGCGGACAGCAGTTGGAATGACCTTATCGTACGGTCTACCATATCACGGCTCCGAAAACCAGTGCACCGCAATAGCGGGATGCGTCGCGTGCCAGAGTCTGACTTTAGAAGGCGCGTTTTGGGAAAGGGACGTGTTTAGGACGTGTGACGTGAACTGCGAGTCGATTAAATGGACGAGTGCCGGTTATGGATATTGTCAGACGACCAGTGAATGGGAACTATGTGGTCTCAGTAGATTCGTCAATAATAAATGTACGTGCGAGAAAAACGTAACGACAAGAGTTTGTAACCAGTGCCATTCCGGATATCTACTTCAAG ATGGTTTGTGTCTCAAGGACGGAATTTACAAACTTCACGACAGTTTCCATCGTGACGTCATCAACTATTCGCTTCCGTTTCGAGGAGACGGGATGTCATGTGACCACGTGCCCGGATGTAATCGTTGCTCGACCGGCGTGATAAACGGCTCGTTCTGGGAACTGGACGCGTTGGGAAGCTGCAATGCGGACTGTACGGACCGGGTATGGGGAGAACTCGGATACGGACGATGCCGCGGCACCGGGGAATGGAGCTGGTACGGATTTCAGTACAACGAGCTGTGTCGATGCGAGAAAACCGTCCAAACAGGTCGCTGTACCCGGTGCGAACAAGGTCTCTTACTGTCGGGAGGTTTATGCTTCGATCGTTCTAGAGCTGTAGTGAATGGAAACGGTAGAATTTGTCCCGAATCGTCAAGTCGTAATCGACGCGGTGATCGATTGAAATGCAACGGGTTGATGAGATTGTGTAACAGACGCGTTCATGAAATAGCCTGGGCGG GAACTCATAATGCTGGATCGTACAACTTACATTTCATCGACGACCTCGGCAATCCTGAGCACGATGTCGGGTGGTGTAAGGAGCTTCCCTGGTGGTCAGATATCGTTCCCAAGGGCGACAATATCCTGGCGAGAATTTCCGAAAACCAAGACTACGACGTCACCAGGCAACTATGGGACGGTATACGGTATCTCGACGTGGACCTGTGCGAGGAATATTCCGGGACGCTGAAAACTTGTCATTGTATGTGGGGCGAGAGAATAGCGGAAATTCTGCTCAAAATACGCAGATGGTTGGGCGACCGGCGAAATCGGAACGAAGTCATTATTCTAGCGTTCGGGGATGGTATGCGAAACGCTCGACGTATGGCGAAACTAGCCGACTTAGTCGAAGGTATTTTAGGTTATTATCTCGCGCCGAAAACGTCGTGGAATCGAACGCTCCGCGATCTGATCGTCTGCCAACAACGCGTGTTCGTGCTGTGGGGCAGCGAGCAACACGAGAATGCGCGCTGGTGGACCGTTTCCAAGGAGACTATGGAAACCGGAAGTTTCTCTCGTACCTCTTCGCCGGAAGTGATGACCGGCGATCAGACGCGTAAACTGGCGTCGAAGCGAGGCGGTAAACTGCATACGGTATCGTGGATACTGACCCCAGATTCTACCCTCATCGCGACCGTTCTCGCCGGACCTATTCTAGGTTCGTTAGGCATCAAAATCTACGCGAATATCGTGAACGTTGAATTAGCCGGCGTGTTCGAACGTTCGGCCGATTTCAGAAATAATACGAACGTTTTGTTGGTCGATTATTATCAGATCGGTTCCGTAATCGAAGTGgttaaaactttgaataaCGCGAGGACATAA
- the LOC141911405 gene encoding glycoprotein 3-alpha-L-fucosyltransferase A-like: MILAGFIVIVCGLNAHRLRTENEQFRNLRTSKYGSLTTAARKDEARYFTIRNRTAVVVDKNVAKTGVETAENRESNLRRRAARKSGASVEIDTESYLRRHAVNFVKNEGLIPLSDASAIWPEMDHDIRLTAQLQHVPRQAIERANNGKRKLKTILQWGGFKKYSNTFSKPGEKIFLRDDCPVNMCNITDDRSKAGTADVIVIERHVIGTGTPEPTGPRPAHQVRVMFTIESPVHTPLHNKTGYQSSLNWTSNYRRDSTIPIPYGLFVRFNESVRFKIPNRNYASGKTKKVAWFVSNCNEKNDRRKLAKELSKHIDVDVYGMCGPFKCPVNEMERCLDLLDAKYKFYLAFENSNCREYITEKFFENGLSRNVLPIVYGAHKDDYKRVAPPHSFIHVDDFESPKQLAEYLHILDKNDDLYNSYFRWKGTGTVINRHLFWCRLCMLAHAEDPHKGRHISNYDRYWRPPAVCKLNAGYQRWTPPTYGSEWS, translated from the exons ATGATTCTGGCCGGATTTATCGTGATCGTCTGCGGATTGAACGCCCACCGACTGCGCACCGAGAACGAACAATTCAGAAATCTACGGACGTCGAAATACGGATCGTTAACGACGGCCGCGCGGAAGGACGAGGCGCGATATTTTACGATTCGCAACCGTACGGCGGTAGTCGTGGATAAAAACGTCGCGAAAACGGGCGTCGAAACAGCTGAAAATCGGGAATCGAACCTACGCCGACGGGCTGCGAGGAAAAGCGGCGCGAGCGTCGAAATCGATACCGAATCGTATCTTCGACGACACGCTGTGAATTTCGTGAAAAACGAAGGTCTCATACCGCTTTCCGACGCCTCGGCGATATGGCCCGAAATGGACCACGATATCAGACTGACGGCTCAACTTCAGCACGTACCCCGGCAAGCGATTGAAAGGGCGAATAACGGCAAGCGTAAACTGAAGACTATTCTACAGTGGGGCGGATTCAAAAAATACAGCAACACGTTCAGCAAACCGGGCGAGAAGATATTCCTACGCGACGACTGTCCGGTGAACATGTGCAACATCACCGACGACCGGTCGAAGGCCGGTACCGCTGACGTCATAGTGATCGAACGTCACGTGATCGGTACGGGTACCCCCGAGCCGACGGGTCCCAGACCGGCGCATCAGGTACGAGTGATGTTCACGATTGAGTCGCCGGTCCACACGCCGTTACACAATAAAACCGGGTATCAGTCGAGTTTAAACTGGACGTCGAATTATCGGCGGGATTCGACGATTCCGATTCCGTACGGGCTGTTCGTACGATTCAACGAATCGGTTCGTTTTAAGATCCCGAACAGGAATTACGCGTCGGGCAAAACGAAGAAAGTTGCCTGGTTCGTGTCGAATTGCAACGAGAAAAACGATCGACGCAAACTGGCGAAAGAATTGTCTAAACACATCGACGTGGACGTGTACGGCATGTGCGGACCGTTCAAGTGTCCCGTCAACGAGATGGAGAGATGTTTAGACTTGTTGGACGCGAAATATAAATTCTATCTCGCCTTCGAGAATTCTAATTGTAGAGAGTATATCACGGAGAAATTCTTCGAGAACGGTTTGTC TCGCAATGTTTTACCTATTGTATACGGCGCTCATAAAGACGACTACAAGAGGGTGGCTCCACCGCACTCGTTCATACACGTTGACGATTTCGAGTCGCCGAAACAACTCGCCGAATATCTGCACATTTTAGACAAAAACGACGATCTGTATAATTCGTATTTCCGATGGAAAGGAACCGGAACAGTGATCAACAGACATTTATTCTGGTGCCGTCTATGCATGCTGGCCCACGCGGAAGATCCCCATAAAGGGCGTCACATATCCAATTATGACCGATATTGGAGGCCTCCGGCAGTATGTAAACTGAATGCCGGTTACCAACGTTGGACGCCTCCGACTTACGGTTCGGAGTGGTCGTGA
- the LOC141911408 gene encoding uncharacterized protein LOC141911408: protein MVSLKVIALFVFVGLVAVQAKEVSEVEITLEEDAGEGHDIEKRGPVAGAIAVEAIKAALQLGTNLLDSISQHYYNNKAMICYWNDWRARDARARIERTFRNCRFSRAKRTWGWVNGRWYCLMKQVACKTLGHALGK from the exons atGGTCTCGTTGAAAGTCATCGCGCTCTTCGTCTTCGTCGGACTCGTTGCCGTTCAGGCAAAAG AAGTAAGCGAAGTAGAAATCACCCTCGAAGAGGATGCTGGTG AAGGCCATGACATTGAAAAACGTGGGCCGGTCGCCGGAGCTATAGCCGTCGAAGCCATCAAAGCAGCTCTCCAACTGGGTACCAATCTTCTGGACAGCATCTCGCAACATTACTACAACAACAAAGCCATGATCTGTTACTGGAACGATTGGCGAGCACGTGACGCCCGCGCCCGTATCGAGAGAACCTTCAGAAATTGTCGATTCTCGCGAGCTAAGCGTACCTGGGGCTGGGTGAACGGAAGATGGTACTGCCTGATGAAACAAGTTGCCTGTAAAACTCTGGGCCACGCTCTCGGCAAATAA
- the LOC141911407 gene encoding uncharacterized protein LOC141911407, translated as MTLTNTRYGYKIRAFKCIRIVVNLNTEVVQQNRMVSLKVIALLVFVGFVAVVQANEVEIELETEADSGMQLSKRAGGAAVATEAIKAALSLGTNLLDSISKHYYTNEAMTCYWNDWRARDARARIERTFRHCRFSRAKRIWGWVSGKWYCLMKQVACKALGHALGK; from the exons ATGACTCTCACTAATACGAGATATGGCTATAAAATCAGAGCTTTCAAATGCATTCGAATCGTTGTTAACCTCAACACCGAGGTCGTCCAGCAAAACAG AATGGTTTCGTTGAAAGTCATCGCACTCCTCGTGTTCGTCGGATTTGTTGCCGTCGTCCAGGCAAATGAAGTCG aaattgaaCTCGAAACTG AGGCAGATTCTGGTATGCAATTGTCAAAACGTGCCGGAGGGGCAGCAGTAGCAACTGAAGCCATCAAAGCAGCTCTCTCACTGGGTACCAATCTTCTGGACAGCATCTCGAAACATTACTACACCAACGAAGCCATGACCTGTTACTGGAACGATTGGAGAGCACGTGACGCCCGCGCCCGTATCGAGAGAACCTTCAGACATTGTCGATTCTCGCGAGCTAAACGTATCTGGGGTTGGGTAAGCGGAAAATGGTACTGTCTGATGAAACAAGTTGCCTGTAAGGCTCTGGGCCACGCTCTCGGCAAATAA